The following coding sequences are from one Bacteroidales bacterium window:
- the yihA gene encoding ribosome biogenesis GTP-binding protein YihA/YsxC, whose product MNKVQFIGSYLSWKDIPQIGLPEIAFAGRSNVGKSSLINALAGTKLAYVSSTPGKTQTLNVYRWENKCLWVDLPGLGYAKVSKKTRFQWEKIIYDYLSYSSHLSHVFYLVDIVIPPQSLDGIIIQWLQKAKLPFMIVFTKKDKISSNQLVRNIETYDRWLRDHFEIDLPPHIAVSSLKKNNISEILDYIEQIVRQQI is encoded by the coding sequence ATGAATAAAGTACAGTTCATTGGTAGTTACCTTTCTTGGAAAGATATTCCCCAGATAGGACTCCCTGAAATTGCTTTTGCCGGTAGATCAAACGTTGGAAAGTCTTCTTTAATCAATGCCCTTGCTGGTACTAAGCTAGCATATGTCAGTTCTACCCCCGGAAAAACTCAAACATTAAATGTATACCGATGGGAAAACAAGTGTTTATGGGTTGATTTACCAGGACTAGGTTATGCAAAGGTTAGCAAGAAAACAAGATTTCAATGGGAAAAAATAATCTATGACTATTTATCATATTCTTCGCATTTATCACATGTTTTTTACCTCGTAGATATTGTGATACCTCCGCAGTCTTTAGATGGAATAATTATTCAATGGCTTCAAAAAGCAAAATTGCCTTTTATGATTGTTTTCACCAAAAAAGACAAAATTTCATCCAATCAGTTAGTTAGAAACATAGAAACGTACGATCGATGGCTACGCGACCACTTTGAAATCGATCTACCCCCTCACATAGCTGTTTCGAGTCTCAAAAAAAATAACATTTCGGAAATACTTGATTACATAGAACAAATAGTAAGACAACAAATTTAG
- a CDS encoding GNAT family N-acetyltransferase: MKNTNIQIDYQPIAEPVPREELKKELTRDIFVRYTNFGKNEIYIFNGPQRPALMHEVGRLREIAFREAGGGTGKPVDIDEFDMGPNLYSQLIVWNPEEEEIVGGYRFIKLANVPVDERGNYHLATTHIFRFSRIFQVYYMPKTIELGRSFVQPKYQPSKDPRKGIFSLDNLWDGLGSLIIKNPDVKYFFGKMTMYLKFDQLARDLILYFLFKYFPDPDKLVYPIEPRPVFSPAEEMEAILQGASYKENHTILHRFVRQRGMIFPPLINAYMNLSATMKTFGSALNPEFGPVEEIGILITIPDIYPSKKHRHLESYYKKRPKIVNE, from the coding sequence ATGAAAAACACAAATATTCAAATTGATTATCAACCAATAGCAGAGCCAGTTCCTCGAGAAGAGTTAAAAAAAGAATTAACACGTGATATTTTTGTTCGATATACAAATTTTGGTAAAAATGAAATTTATATTTTCAATGGACCTCAGCGTCCAGCTCTTATGCACGAAGTTGGAAGGCTCCGAGAAATAGCATTTAGAGAGGCTGGTGGTGGAACTGGCAAACCCGTTGATATTGATGAATTTGATATGGGACCAAATTTGTATTCTCAACTGATTGTTTGGAATCCCGAAGAAGAAGAAATTGTTGGAGGCTATCGTTTTATAAAGCTTGCTAATGTACCTGTCGACGAACGAGGAAATTACCATCTTGCAACAACGCATATTTTTAGATTCTCTCGCATATTTCAAGTATATTACATGCCCAAAACCATTGAGTTAGGACGAAGCTTTGTTCAACCTAAATATCAACCGTCTAAAGATCCACGCAAAGGTATTTTTTCGCTCGATAATCTTTGGGATGGCTTGGGATCATTGATCATCAAGAATCCAGATGTGAAGTATTTTTTTGGTAAGATGACCATGTATCTGAAGTTTGATCAGTTAGCAAGAGATTTAATCCTGTATTTTCTTTTCAAATATTTTCCTGATCCAGATAAGTTGGTCTATCCTATCGAGCCACGTCCTGTTTTTAGTCCTGCCGAGGAAATGGAAGCAATTTTACAAGGTGCTAGTTATAAAGAAAATCATACCATTCTTCATCGATTTGTCCGGCAGCGTGGAATGATATTTCCTCCGCTTATTAATGCTTATATGAATCTTTCAGCCACCATGAAAACTTTTGGTTCAGCTTTGAATCCAGAGTTTGGTCCAGTGGAAGAAATTGGTATACTCATTACCATACCCGATATTTATCCTTCCAAGAAACATCGTCACCTTGAGTCGTATTATAAAAAGCGTCCTAAAATAGTCAATGAATAA
- a CDS encoding 1-acyl-sn-glycerol-3-phosphate acyltransferase codes for MSNLIKNGSLLITEKTIDVRQLIVDRNPRLLKIIPGFVLRYLEKILHVDEVNDFLWKNKDLIGLDFVRAVMDYFHIQLDVIGEEHIAHNKRFIVAANHPMGGLDGLALMMVVGKYHPNIVFPVNDFLLYLPQLKPLFIPINKIGSQSIENVRKLEEVFQSDKEILYFPSGLASRKIKGEIVDLEWKKTFIQKARKFNRKIIPTFITGRNSNRFYRLANWRKRLGIKFNIEMIYLPDEMFRQKEKHFTLIFGKPIHPEFFDESRSDKEWAAYVKQIVYQLKQ; via the coding sequence ATGAGTAATCTTATTAAAAATGGTAGTCTCCTGATCACGGAAAAGACCATTGATGTCCGTCAATTGATAGTCGATAGAAATCCCCGCCTTTTAAAAATTATACCTGGATTTGTTTTAAGATACTTAGAAAAAATTTTGCATGTTGATGAAGTCAACGATTTTCTGTGGAAAAACAAAGATCTTATTGGATTGGATTTTGTTCGAGCTGTCATGGATTATTTCCATATTCAACTAGATGTTATTGGAGAAGAACATATTGCTCACAATAAACGTTTCATTGTAGCTGCAAATCATCCTATGGGAGGCTTGGATGGTCTGGCTTTGATGATGGTTGTGGGTAAGTATCATCCCAATATTGTATTCCCAGTCAATGATTTTTTGCTTTATCTTCCCCAACTGAAGCCTCTTTTTATACCCATTAATAAAATTGGTAGTCAATCTATTGAAAATGTTCGAAAACTAGAAGAAGTTTTTCAGTCGGATAAGGAAATTTTGTATTTTCCTTCTGGCCTTGCTTCGAGAAAAATAAAAGGGGAAATTGTGGATCTTGAATGGAAAAAAACTTTTATTCAAAAAGCCCGAAAATTCAATCGCAAAATTATACCTACTTTTATAACTGGTAGAAATTCCAATCGTTTTTATCGATTAGCTAACTGGAGAAAGCGTTTAGGAATCAAATTTAACATTGAAATGATCTATTTGCCAGACGAGATGTTTCGCCAGAAAGAAAAGCATTTTACCCTCATCTTTGGAAAACCCATTCATCCCGAATTTTTTGATGAATCTCGTTCTGATAAAGAATGGGCAGCATACGTTAAACAGATAGTGTATCAATTGAAGCAATAA
- the mraZ gene encoding division/cell wall cluster transcriptional repressor MraZ, producing the protein MNNNILIIGVHEARLDEKGRFSFPAALKKQLEQHIAQGFIIKRSIFYPCLELYLMLTWEKEMQLLSKLNRFVKKNNDFIRLFLAGSRQVILDDNGRLLIPRDLIQYAHLNRDIVLASSLDRIEIWNKDEYENFLYQKSSDFGSLSEEVMGNIQNIES; encoded by the coding sequence ATGAACAACAATATTTTAATTATTGGAGTACACGAAGCAAGACTGGACGAAAAGGGTCGTTTCAGTTTTCCTGCTGCTTTGAAAAAGCAGCTAGAACAGCATATTGCTCAAGGTTTTATCATTAAACGTAGTATTTTTTATCCATGTCTTGAACTTTATCTGATGCTTACTTGGGAAAAGGAAATGCAATTACTTTCAAAACTCAATCGTTTTGTTAAGAAAAACAATGATTTTATTCGTCTATTTTTGGCTGGATCTCGTCAGGTTATACTGGACGACAATGGTCGTCTGCTTATTCCTCGCGATCTGATTCAATATGCCCACTTGAATCGAGACATTGTATTGGCTAGTAGTTTGGACAGAATTGAAATCTGGAATAAAGACGAATATGAAAACTTCCTTTACCAAAAAAGCTCTGATTTTGGATCACTAAGCGAAGAAGTAATGGGCAACATCCAAAACATAGAATCATGA
- the rsmH gene encoding 16S rRNA (cytosine(1402)-N(4))-methyltransferase RsmH has product MMIKHQPVLLTQVLDYLAIDPDGIYVDATFGTGGHAFEIYKHLSPKGKVIAFDRDAEVIDQFSNELPQNLFLFHSTFSFIQHFLLYTDTNEIDGLLADLGISSHQVDSPLRGFSYLKDGPLDMRMNPRSKFSAYDVINTYSYQKLTDIFRNYGELSNANQVAELIVNARTVKPIRTTLELVEILKPVMPPKSYSFLSKVFQAIRIEVNQELEELQSLLEQSKTWLKKGGRLVIISYHSIEDRMVKKFFLETETTLQTMDTEYYLYGKKNQATWKILTKKPIRPSESEMQLNPRSRSAKLRAAEKI; this is encoded by the coding sequence ATGATGATCAAACATCAACCTGTCTTGCTGACCCAAGTTCTTGACTATCTTGCCATCGATCCTGATGGTATTTACGTCGATGCAACCTTCGGAACAGGTGGCCATGCCTTTGAAATTTACAAACATTTGTCCCCAAAAGGAAAAGTTATTGCATTCGACAGAGATGCAGAAGTGATTGACCAATTTTCAAATGAACTTCCACAGAATTTGTTTTTATTTCATTCAACTTTTTCTTTTATTCAACACTTTCTACTTTATACAGACACAAACGAAATTGACGGATTGCTAGCCGACTTAGGCATCTCAAGTCACCAAGTAGATTCACCCCTAAGAGGATTTTCATACTTAAAAGATGGTCCTCTGGACATGCGAATGAATCCACGAAGTAAATTCAGCGCCTATGATGTTATTAATACTTACAGCTATCAAAAACTTACCGATATCTTCAGAAATTACGGCGAACTATCTAATGCTAATCAGGTAGCAGAACTTATTGTTAATGCTCGCACGGTAAAACCTATTCGCACAACCCTTGAATTGGTGGAGATATTAAAACCCGTGATGCCTCCCAAGTCATATTCCTTCTTATCGAAAGTTTTTCAAGCCATAAGGATAGAAGTCAATCAAGAGCTTGAAGAACTTCAATCTTTATTGGAACAAAGTAAAACATGGCTCAAAAAAGGTGGTAGGTTGGTCATCATCAGCTATCATTCTATTGAAGATAGGATGGTAAAAAAATTTTTTTTAGAAACAGAAACAACTCTTCAAACTATGGATACTGAATATTATCTCTATGGAAAGAAGAATCAAGCTACATGGAAAATACTTACGAAAAAACCCATTAGGCCATCCGAAAGTGAAATGCAATTAAATCCCAGAAGTAGAAGTGCAAAATTACGAGCAGCTGAAAAGATATGA